One stretch of Chitinophaga pendula DNA includes these proteins:
- a CDS encoding SDR family NAD(P)-dependent oxidoreductase, which translates to MSNKKVWYVTGASKGLGLILVKKLLATGAAVAATSRHLNQLINAIGTASDQFLPLAVDITNEESVRASLEQTVAHFGRVDVIVNNAGYGLLGGLEELSDKEVRGNFEVNVFGLLHVIRHATRYLRAQGAGHVFNISSIGGFFGAFPGWGIYCATKFAVDGLTEAFFQEMKAFGVHVTTVKPGYFRTEFLSAGSLVTPANPIDTYVSVRESQVMHQQQLDGNQLGDPEKAVEVIIAAAEAPQPPLHLFLGQDAYDMAARKIADVQDDLKAWEAQAVATAFA; encoded by the coding sequence ATGAGCAACAAGAAAGTATGGTATGTAACAGGTGCTAGTAAAGGGCTGGGATTGATTCTGGTGAAGAAACTCCTGGCAACCGGCGCGGCAGTAGCTGCCACCTCCCGCCACCTCAATCAATTGATCAACGCCATAGGTACTGCAAGCGATCAGTTCCTGCCACTGGCTGTAGATATTACAAATGAAGAAAGTGTACGTGCTTCCCTTGAGCAGACAGTCGCACATTTTGGTCGCGTAGACGTGATCGTCAATAACGCAGGATATGGATTGCTGGGTGGTTTGGAAGAATTGAGCGACAAAGAAGTGCGTGGTAATTTTGAAGTGAATGTATTCGGGTTACTGCATGTAATACGCCACGCAACGCGTTATCTGCGTGCACAAGGTGCAGGACATGTATTCAACATATCTTCCATCGGTGGCTTCTTCGGTGCATTCCCCGGCTGGGGTATCTACTGCGCAACCAAGTTTGCCGTAGATGGACTGACGGAAGCATTTTTTCAGGAAATGAAAGCGTTCGGTGTACATGTAACGACCGTAAAACCGGGCTATTTCAGGACAGAATTCCTGTCCGCCGGTTCCCTCGTCACACCTGCCAATCCGATAGATACTTATGTAAGCGTTCGTGAGTCACAGGTAATGCACCAGCAACAGCTGGATGGCAACCAATTGGGTGATCCGGAAAAGGCAGTGGAAGTGATCATCGCCGCTGCAGAAGCTCCGCAACCGCCTTTACACCTCTTCCTCGGACAAGATGCGTACGACATGGCTGCCCGTAAGATAGCCGATGTACAAGACGACCTGAAAGCCTGGGAAGCACAGGCAGTAGCGACTGCTTTTGCCTGA